Proteins encoded together in one Nyctibius grandis isolate bNycGra1 chromosome 1, bNycGra1.pri, whole genome shotgun sequence window:
- the NUS1 gene encoding dehydrodolichyl diphosphate synthase complex subunit NUS1 — translation MSGAGGLAWRALHALLCALLCLQRALLACLRGRAAAGPRAWLWRRAASAAASCALLAPAAGAFGFRKAGAGRRRPGGAAQRRQRWRSDGRALQKLPVHMGLVVTEEEPSYADMASLVVWCMAVGISYVSVYDHNGIFKRNNSRLMDEILKQQQELLGLDCSKYTVEFANQDKADEVLNCQSALKVLSPEDGKADIVKAAQNFCQLVAQQQRTHTDLDVNVLDNLLSSTNGFPDPDLVLKFGPVDSTLGFLPWHIRLTEIISLPSHLNISYEDFFSALHHYAACEQRWGK, via the exons AtgagcggggcgggcgggctggCGTGGCGCGCGCTGCACGCGCTGCTGTgcgccctgctctgcctgcagcgCGCGCTGCTGGCCTGCCTGCGCGggcgcgccgccgccgggccccgcgccTGGCTCTGGCGCcgcgccgcctccgccgccgcctcctgcGCCCTCCTggcgcccgccgccggcgcTTTCGGCTTCCGTAAggccggcgcggggcggcggcggcccgggggTGCGGCGCAGCGCCGGCAGCGGTGGCGGTCGGACGGGCGGGCTCTGCAGAAGCTGCCGGTGCACATGGGGCTGGTGGTGACCGAGGAGGAGCCGAGCTACGCGGACATGGCCAGCCTGGTGGTGTGGTGCATGGCGGTGGGCATCTCCTACGTCAGCGTCTACGACCATAAtg gtattttcaaGAGGAATAATTCAAGATTGATggatgaaattttaaaacagcagcaagaactCTTAGGACTAGATTGCTCCAAGTATACCGTGGAATTTGCAAATCAAGACAAAGCTGATGAAG ttttaaattgcCAATCTGCATTGAAGGTGCTGTCTCCAGAAGATGGAAAAGCAGACATAGTAAAAGCTGCTCAGAACTTCTGTCAGTTGGTAGCACAGCAGCAAAGAACACACACAGACCTGGATGTGAATGTGTTAGACAACTTATTAAGTA GTACAAATGGATTTCCTGATCCTGATTTAGTCTTGAAGTTTGGTCCTGTGGACAGCACATTAGGATTCCTTCCATGGCACATCAGACTGACAGAGATCAT TTCTTTGCCTTCCCACCTGAACATCAGCTATGAAGACTTTTTCTCTGCCCTCCATCACTATGCAGCCTGTGAGCAACGCTGGGGAAAGTGA